A section of the Prionailurus bengalensis isolate Pbe53 chromosome C2, Fcat_Pben_1.1_paternal_pri, whole genome shotgun sequence genome encodes:
- the PPM1L gene encoding protein phosphatase 1L isoform X2, with the protein MLEKLTVSYDEAGTTCLIALLSDKDLTVANVGDSRGVLCDKDGNAIPLSHDHKPYQLKERKRIKRAGGFISFNGSWRVQGILAMSRSLGDYPLKNLNVVIPDPDILTFDLDKLQPEFMILASDGLWDAFSNEEAVRFIKERLDEPHFGAKSIVLQSFYRGCPDNITVMVVKFRNSSKTEEQ; encoded by the exons GTACAACGTGTTTGATTGCTCTGCTATCAGATAAGGACCTCACCGTGGCCAACGTGGGTGACTCAAGAGGGGTCCTGTGTGACAAGGATGGGAACGCCATTCCTTTGTCTCATGATCATAAGCCTTAccaactgaaagaaagaaagaggataaaGAGAGCTG GTGGTTTTATCAGTTTCAATGGCTCCTGGAGGGTCCAGGGAATCCTGGCCATGTCTCGATCCCTGGGGGATTATCCGCTGAAAAATCTCAATGTGGTCATCCCAGACCCAGATATCCTGACCTTTGACCTGGACAAGCTCCAGCCCGAGTTCATGATCTTGGCATCAGATGGCCTCTGGGATGCTTTCAGCAATGAAGAAGCTGTTCGATTCATCAAGGAGCGCTTGGATGAACCTCATTTTGGGGCTAAGAGCATAGTTTTACAGTCATTTTACAGAGGCTGCCCTGACAATATAACAGTCATGGTGGTGAAGTTCAGGAATAGCAGCAAAACAGAAGAGCAGTGA